One genomic region from Lycorma delicatula isolate Av1 chromosome 1, ASM4794821v1, whole genome shotgun sequence encodes:
- the LOC142329924 gene encoding XK-related protein 7-like — translation MGEFAVVKFSAEEMQSRIEGVQHRTDETEENGSPDFNICYILCLVCSVITYMIDVVVHCWLVYLYHLYAQLTNFVLTVVFIILPALVTTAFSLRWYIIDVDEPTIARPPIWKWILRVIILLLQIAPVLRYCDALVYGIRSKKARCADDILHVDGYYRRMLDEDSDAASLRLFHCFLFAAPQAVIQLTALITAVTQKIPHSSLQDFQLLAVGCSLISIAWSIASYNRSVRCARDDKENLTWFGTTLLFLWHLCSAVSRVVALSLLASLYPVWMISVCFVHWIVMSVWLALSNTQTICGSWCEELALSAMLGFAYVLTYISPRDGPTRYTYLAYYLVCFMENTGALVVWCVGVNSLQDPMLYYGVVAGQVCVFILGIILMLLYYRWFHPAAGVSQRHFYYVQKPRGKWVDNMGD, via the exons ATGGGAGAGTTTGCTGTAGTAAAATTCTCGGCAGAAGAAATGCAATCTAGAATAGAAGGTGTTCAGCACAGAACTGATGAAACTGAGGAGAATGGATCACCTGATTTTAACATATGTTACATTTTATGCCTTGTATGCTCCGTAATCACGTATATGATAGATGTAGTCGTTCATTGCTGGCTTGTCTATTTGTATCACTTATATGCTCAActtacaaattttgtattaactGTGGTATTTATTATACTGCCAGCATTGGTAACTACTGCCTTCAGTTTGCGATG GTACATTATTGATGTAGATGAACCGACTATTGCTAGACCACCAATATGGAAGTGGATTCTTAGagtcattattttacttttacaaattgcTCCAGTACTAAG ATATTGTGATGCTTTGGTATATGGTATTCGAAGCAAGAAGGCTCGTTGTGCTGATGACATTCTTCATGTTGATGGCTATTATCGTAGAATGTTAGATGAAGATTCAGATGCTGCTTCTCTCAGGCTGTTTCATTGTTTCCTGTTTGCAGCACCTCAGGCAGTAATTCAGTTGACTGCTCTAATTACAGCGGTTACTCAAAAAATACCTCATTCTTCGCTTCAAG atTTTCAACTGCTGGCAGTGGGATGTTCACTTATATCGATTGCTTGGTCTATTGCATCATACAATCGCTCTGTTCGATGTGCTCGTGATGACAAAGAAAACTTAACTTGGTTTGGAACTACACTCCTATTTTTATGGCATCTTTGTTCTGCAG ttTCAAGAGTTGTGGCATTAAGTCTCTTAGCATCTTTATATCCAGTATGGATGATATCTGTGTGTTTTGTTCACTGGATTGTTATGTCTGTTTGGCTTGCATTGTCTAATACACAGACAATTTGTGGTAGTTGGTGTGAAGAACTTGCTCTTAGTGCAATGCTTGGATTTGCTTATGTTTTAACATATATATCTCCTCGTGATGGTCCAACAAGATATACTTATTTAGCGTATTATTTGGTTTGTTTCATGGAAAACACTGGTGCCTTAGTTGTATG gtgTGTTGGTGTTAATTCACTTCAAGATCCAATGTTATACTATGGTGTAGTTGCTGGTCAGGTTTGTGTATTCATTCTAGGAATTATTCTTATGTTACTTTATTATCGTTGGTTTCATCCAGCTGCTGGAGTGAGTCAAAGGCATTTTTATTACGTACAAAAACCACGAGGAAAATGGGTAGATAATATGGgtgattaa